AGGCCCCGGCCGCGGCGCCCGTGCCCAGCGCCACGGGACGGCCCGCATCCCCCGCCTCGCGCACTTCAAGCGCCAGCGGCAGCGATCCCAGGAACGGCAGGCCCAGCCGCGCCGCCTCGGCCTCCACCCCGCCATGGCCGAACAGATGCGCCTCGTGGCCGCAATTCGGACAGACATAGGTGGACATGTTCTCGATCAGCCCCAGCACCGGCAGCTTCAGCTTGGCAAACATGTCGAGCGCCTTTTTCGCATCCAGCAGCGCGATGTCCTGCGGCGTGGACACGATCACCGCGCCGTCCAGCACGGTCTTCTGGCACAGGCTGAGCTGAATGTCCCCGGTGCCCGGCGGCAGGTCGATCACCAGCACGTCGAGCGGCCCGAAATGATCCCATTTCACCTGACCGAGCATCTGCTGCAGCGCCCCCATCAGCATCGGGCCGCGCCAGATCACCGCCTCGTCCTCGCGCAGCATCAGCCCGAGCGACATCAGCACCACCCCATGCGCGCGCACCGGCAGGATCGTCTGACCATCGGGCGAGGCGGGCTTTTCGGTGGCCCCCATCATCCGCGGCTGGCTGGGCCCGTAAAGATCGGCATCGAGCAGCCCCACCCTTTTGCCCGCCCGCGCCAAAGCCACAGCCAGGTTCGAGGCGACGGTGGATTTGCCCACCCCCCCCTTGCCCGAGCCCACGGCGATCACATGCGCCACGCCCGGCACCGGCAGCGGCCCGTCCTGCGGCTTCGCATGCCCGCCGATCTTCACCCCGCCGCCCGGCGCCTTCGACGGCCCGGCCGGGATCACCACCGACAGGCTTTGCACCCCCGGCAGCGCCCGCACCGCCGCCTCCAGCACCGGCCGGATCACCAGCAGCTCCGCCTCGGGCGCACCTTCCAGGACAAAACGCACCACCCCCGATTCGACGGCCAGCGCATGCACCAGATTGCGACCGACCGCATCCCCGCCCCCCGGCAAGGCGGTCTTGCGCAGCGCTTCCAGCACCGATTCCTTCGTAAGCGTCATGGCTCTCTCCTGTCGATTTGCCGGGGACTGTGGCGCATTTGCCGCGGGCTGCAAGGGGGCGCCCCGCGCCCAAGCAAGATTTGCACGATATTTGCGCGGTCAAATATGGAATTAATCCAGTTTGGAGGCGGATTCAGGTCAGAATCCGTTATGCATTTTCTGCAAGGCCGCATTGCCCCTGCCGCCCATTGTGCATCTGCAGCAATCGGGCCATGTTAGCCCCAACAGCGACGGTGCACCACAGCGACAGCCGGACGGTCCGAAGCTAAACCCCAAGACGACACGAACGAAAGAAGACGACCGATGGCACTGGTCAGCGACATCCGGACG
This DNA window, taken from Rhodobacter capsulatus SB 1003, encodes the following:
- a CDS encoding Mrp/NBP35 family ATP-binding protein; translated protein: MTLTKESVLEALRKTALPGGGDAVGRNLVHALAVESGVVRFVLEGAPEAELLVIRPVLEAAVRALPGVQSLSVVIPAGPSKAPGGGVKIGGHAKPQDGPLPVPGVAHVIAVGSGKGGVGKSTVASNLAVALARAGKRVGLLDADLYGPSQPRMMGATEKPASPDGQTILPVRAHGVVLMSLGLMLREDEAVIWRGPMLMGALQQMLGQVKWDHFGPLDVLVIDLPPGTGDIQLSLCQKTVLDGAVIVSTPQDIALLDAKKALDMFAKLKLPVLGLIENMSTYVCPNCGHEAHLFGHGGVEAEAARLGLPFLGSLPLALEVREAGDAGRPVALGTGAAAGAYAAIAAELIGRGVA